The stretch of DNA ATGCTCTCGATCAGAATATTTCCAAGTGTTAGAGAAGTTGGTATTGATTTTTGAAcagtataattaatgaataagatataaagaacgagagaagttTAAGGGGGAGGGGGGAGGGGGGTTGTAGGAGGAGAAAGACGAGGAGTAATAGATGGAAGAAGTAAGAATAATATGAGattgaagaggaagaggaagagaagagtagaagaaggatgaggaggaggaggaggaggaggaggaggaggtggcaagaagttaaaattaaaagttgtATAGTAAACCTTATTCGTATGGAATTTCATCAAAATAGTATTGTCCATAATGATATTTACAACGAAATTGCGCCGGTTTTCTTAACGGAACAAATTTCGGCAACGAGAGAGAGTATTAGAgcattttcatttgaaattctttaaaCGTGACTAATAATCTGTGTCTCAGCGTAACAACAGAATGGATTGTTAAAATAGATTTGAGGCGTCTTCCGGCACATCGAGTCGACTCGTTAATGTAAGAGAGGAGAGATCTTTGCGTTTTTGAatactattaaaataaaattatattaatataacactTTTTACACCGGAGGCGCTTCAAAAACCACAAAACCTACAGTCTTCAGTATCTTCGATCAACAGTTATGATAGTAACTAAACTATTCTACATTTATCTATAATCTAATAAACTGTGAAACAAGTGTAcgattatgtatatttaatcataAACCCTGTGAACATCCTTtcattctcttattttttttttctctctttttatataaatatttcaatattttttctttcttttttgctctcgttattttttttcttacatttgtgaatttcgtttaaactttcaaaagaattctctagaatatatatttttgtttcgaacgtaataattttattgtataaaacaCCAGAGAATacattattgtattattgttTCCATCGTAGTTATCAACGTATCTAATTCGTCCTTATTCATTTCAACGTCAATGATACGTCGTGTTCCCTTTTCTTCAACAATAAAATCTAATTGAAGTAGAGGTTCTCGTAACGATGCCATTTTACTCGTACCCATGACAAGCTGCAAGTTATACAGTTTCAATATAcaatcgttttaataaataattaaatatgagatataattaaatattctattacttttaatcTCCAATCAAAGTCAACTAAAGTtagtaatttttgttttgaatGTTCCATTAGTAAAGCATGTGTTAATTGTTCTTGTCTAACTTTTAGACAATTCAAGATGTCTTTTTGAATCGATTCGGGAAGATCATGATACTCTGGAGGCATCTAGAAATTGAGtaaactttaataaaaaaagacaaataaaaactatttaacATACAGCAAATATCACTAAagtataattatgatttattgataataaagttgctagtaataattttataccttTTCTTCCACCAAATATAAACATGCTGGATTACGTAAaagcattattattaatttataaatatcttcgtACGCTTCTTTACTCCAATTCATACGATTCATAAACTTATGATAAGATGGTCCAGGATGTCCACAAATTTCATCTACGCATGCGTGTAGCAACTGCAGCCAAAATATTTACATGACAAATCTCTCTTACccgtatttattatatttaataaaacctACTAACTTCTTTCAATACATCAGCCTTATCTTCATCAATTAAATTGGAATATAAAGACTGAATGATGTCCATTCTTAATCAATACTTTAGTATCTTGTAGTATATTTGTATCGTTTCATCTGAACCAAAAAaacaagtataataatatacaatgatattaaaaatacatttgtttTACAATACAATGTAAATTatcaatagataataattaatattaccttATGTTACagataaatcatattatttaataaatgatattttttatatatacatttacataaatGAATACAATCACTTTGtcttaacatttatttatcacaATTAACAGATTGtcaatttgtaattaattccATTCGTAGGTTAGACATTCAGACATGGCAGAGATGtcattgaaacaaaaaataatttgttaatgcCAGTTTGCAGCAAGCGCACCAACATGGCTACGTGCATGCCCACTGGCGGTAAaacttttgtattatattaaactaTCTAAATTATCCAAACAGTAATtgttaagtaaaatatatttctttttcacatttGCATTTCAAATATCACAAGATACTATAAATGTTAGCTAACCTAAACCATCGAAAGTCTATTCTACGttacgattataaaatataagaaaaattacaaagtataaattaacatataaaaaaaaaaaaagaaaattgcatcGTTAATATTACGCGTAATGTATTGtacttatattaataatccccattaattaattttcaaattaattaacgacataaaaaaaaggaaaagaaatttctagcAAGCGTAGATGGCGCCAGAGTCTCTTTCACCTTCCTTttcttacgaaagaaagagaactcgATATGTTTCCCTTTTACTCGTTCCCCCCACTATATTGTCCGTTTAGTTAATCCATGCACTACTGTGTAT from Vespula pensylvanica isolate Volc-1 chromosome 11, ASM1446617v1, whole genome shotgun sequence encodes:
- the LOC122633044 gene encoding COMM domain-containing protein 8-like, encoding MDIIQSLYSNLIDEDKADVLKELLHACVDEICGHPGPSYHKFMNRMNWSKEAYEDIYKLIIMLLRNPACLYLVEEKMPPEYHDLPESIQKDILNCLKVRQEQLTHALLMEHSKQKLLTLVDFDWRLKLVMGTSKMASLREPLLQLDFIVEEKGTRRIIDVEMNKDELDTLITTMETIIQ